In one Nicotiana tomentosiformis chromosome 6, ASM39032v3, whole genome shotgun sequence genomic region, the following are encoded:
- the LOC104096669 gene encoding transcription factor MYB14-like yields MVRAPCCEKMGLKKGPWIPEEDQILISFIQTNGHGNWRALPKQAGLLRCGKSCRLRWTNYLRPDIKRGNFTKEEEETIIQLHEMLGNRWSAIAAKLPGRTDNEIKNVWHTHLKKKLKDYKPPQNSKRHSKSKNHDSKGPTTSESSNNSDLTIINTQKHIDSPVLAPNSPQISSSTEMSTVTLVDDHQMVVIKQEVMESSEYFPEIDESFWTDELTTDNNWSSTDHVMVAANQELQVQLPFSSFKEENVDILATKMEDDMDFWYNVFIKTDDLPELPEF; encoded by the exons ATGGTGAGAGCTCCTTGTTGTGAGAAAATGGGGCTGAAAAAAGGGCCATGGATTCCTGAAGAAGATCAGATTCTCATCTCTTTCATTCAAACTAATGGCCATGGCAACTGGCGAGCCCTTCCCAAACAGGCTG GACTATTGAGATGCGGGAAGAGTTGCAGACTGCGGTGGACGAATTATTTGCGACCAGATATAAAGAGGGGAAATTTCaccaaggaagaagaagaaacaatTATCCAGTTACATGAAATGCTTGGCAATAg ATGGTCTGCAATAGCAGCAAAATTACCAGGACGAACAGACAATGAAATAAAAAATGTTTGGCACACCCACTTGAAGAAGAAGCTCAAAGATTATAAGCCTCCTCAGAACTCCAAAAGACACTCCAAGTCCAAGAATCATGATTCCAAGGGTCCTACTACTTCTGAATCGTCCAATAATTCTGATCTTACTATTATTAATACACAAAAACACATTGATAGCCCAGTGCTAGCTCCTAACTCACCCCAAATTTCATCTAGTACTGAAATGTCAACTGTGACACTAGTCGATGATCATCAAATGGTTGTGATTAAGCAAGAAGTAATGGAGTCGTCTGAGTATTTTCCAGAGATCGATGAGAGTTTTTGGACGGACGAATTAACAACGGACAATAACTGGAGTAGTACTGATCATGTTATGGTTGCTGCTAATCAAGAATTACAAGTTCAATTACCATTTTCCAGTTTTAAGGAAGAAAATGTGGACATTTTGGCTACAAAAATGGAGGATGACATGGACTTTTGGTACAATGTTTTCATAAAGACTGATGATTTGCCAGAATTACCAGAATTTTGA